The following proteins come from a genomic window of Drosophila sulfurigaster albostrigata strain 15112-1811.04 chromosome X, ASM2355843v2, whole genome shotgun sequence:
- the LOC133848890 gene encoding fibrinogen-like protein A isoform X1, which yields MALEALVTALACLSTTSPTVTEHHVPIIMRNSIEPFRVDNTTGNCPVGALGGLMTRIEYMTDQLKLLKADLMQLQELITEYKNEAPIAPIESRIYQPLESFAMTSVPEVNEMPRNCLDQKHGEVRIQIETDGEPFYVNCDQKVRNGGWLVIAYRYDGSEDFNRDWQAYKSGFGPLNAEFFIGLDKLHRLTVRGDYELLIIMRSKTGEERFALYDLFSIGSENEKYLLNVLGVYRGDAGDSLRYHAGRKFTTFDQDNDDNGQNCARTHAGAWWYGRECFESNLFGTFQFKYGQEIGYFKGILWKTFVPGPTGSLRYVRMLIRPKPKQAA from the exons ATGGCGTTGGAAGCCCTGGTTACTGCATTGGCTTGTCTAAGCACAACTTCGCCGACCGTGACCGAACACCACGTGCCAATCATCATGAGGAACTCAATCGAGCCATTCCGAGTGGACAAT ACAACAGGCAATTGTCCAGTCGGTGCTCTGGGTGGCCTAATGACCCG TATAGAATATATGACTGATCAGCTGAAACTGCTCAAAGCGGATCTAATGCAATTGCAAGAGCTCATTACAGAGTATAAAAATGAAGCGCCAATAGCTCCAATTGAATCGAGAAT aTATCAGCCGTTGGAATCCTTTGCGATGACTTCCGTGCCGGAAGTCAATGAAATGCCACGTAATTGTCTAGATCAAAAGCATGGAGAAGTGCGTATTCAAATCGAGACAGATGGAGAACCTTTCTATGTGAATTGCGATCAAAAGGTGCGTAATGGAGGCTGGCTTGTGATCGCCTATCGCTACGATGGGAGCGAGGACTTTAATCGAGATTGGCAGGCATACAAGTCTGGCTTTGGGCCGCTCAACGCTGAGTTCTTTATCGGTCTGGACAAGCTGCATCGTCTCACTGTAAGAGGTGACTATGAACTGCTGATCATAATGCGCAGTAAAACGGGAGAGGAACGTTTTGCGCTCTATGATCTCTTCAGCATTGGCAGCGAGAACGAAAAGTATTTGCTGAATGTGTTGGGCGTCTACAGGGGCGATGCAGGTGACTCGCTGCGCTATCATGCTGGTAGGAAATTCACAACATTCGATCAGGACAACGATGACAATGGACAGAACTGCGCTCGCACGCATGCTGGTGCCTGGTGGTACGGACGTGAATGCTTTGAAAG CAATCTATTTGGAACCTTCCAGTTCAAATATGGCCAAGAGATTGGATATTTTAAGGGAATTCTGTGGAAAACTTTTGTCCCTGGTCCCACAGGCTCTCTGCGTTATGTTCGCATGCTGATTCGACCTAAGCCTAAGCAAGCAGCCTAA
- the LOC133847826 gene encoding LOW QUALITY PROTEIN: microfibril-associated glycoprotein 4 (The sequence of the model RefSeq protein was modified relative to this genomic sequence to represent the inferred CDS: deleted 1 base in 1 codon) yields MSQMLQLDALVTMLACLTTTQNDLGSQMIPLTNSTTESCPLSTFSGLTTRIQTLSTEIASFKEKISDLQEQLVDLRRSGAPRIISTPAVPRGFSSRIYEAAPRTLAVAASPSAAILPGKVGLEVLTSEPSTPLNCLKQQHGVVRIRPRANIDPFFVFCDQKTRGGGWTVVVNRFDGSEDFNRKWADYKIGFGPLTAEFFLGLEKFHQISSSEDCELLVQLENRKQEPRYAIYDHFSIGGESEQYRLNVLGKYQGDASDALRQHTGKKFSTFDKDNDESESNCAVAQSAAFWYGNSCTLSNPFGLYQRLLERDVDSFKGILWRGFLDGPKGSLKRVRMLLRPRSNGKS; encoded by the exons ATGTCGCAGATGCTGCAGCTGGACGCTTTGGTCACCATGTTGGCCTGTCTGACCACAACGCAAAACGATCTGGGCAGTCAGATGATTCCCCTTACTAATTCG ACAACTGAGAGCTGTCCGCTGTCCACATTTAGTGGACTGACAACACGAATTCAGACATTATCCACAGAGATCGCGAGCTTTaaggaa aaaataagtgACTTGCAGGAGCAACTGGTGGATCTTCGTCGCTCAGGTGCACCGCGAATAATTAGCACTCCTGCAGTGCCCAGAGGTTTCAGCTCACGGAT TTATGAAGCTGCACCTCGCACGCTGGCGGTCGCAGCATCGCCATCGGCAGCAATTTTGCCGGGCAAAGTTGGCTTGGAGGTGTTGACCAGCGAGCCAAGCACCCCGCTCAATTGCCTGAAGCAGCAGCACGGCGTTGTGCGCATCCGTCCACGCGCCAACATCGATCCGTTCTTTGTGTTCTGCGATCAGAAGACACGCGGCGGTGGCTGGACTGTGGTTGTGAATCGTTTCGATGGCAGCGAAGACTTCAATCGCAAGTGGGCGGACTATAAGATTGGCTTTGGGCCGTTGACGGCGGAGTTCTTTTTGGGGCTGGAGAAATTTCATCAGATTAGTAGCAGCGAAGACTGCGAGTTGTTGGTGCAGCTGGAGAATCGCAAGCAGGAACCACGCTATGCCATCTATGATCATTTCAGCATTGGAGGGGAGTCCGAACAGTATCGCTTAAATGTGTTGGGAAAGTATCAAGGCGATGCCTCCGATGCTCTGCGCCAGCATACGGGCAAAAAGTTTAGCACCTTCGACAAGGATAACGATGAGAGCGAATCGAATTGTGCTGTTGCCCAATCGGCAGCCTTTTGGTATGGCAACTCGTGTACTTTAAG TAATCCATTCGGACTTTATCAGCGACTGCTTGAGCGCGATGTGGACAGCTTTAAGGGCATCTTGTGGCGTGGTTTTCTCGATGGGCCCAAGGGATCTTTAAAGCGAGTGCGTATGCTTTTAAGGCCACGCTCCAATGGCAAAAGTTAA
- the LOC133848518 gene encoding uncharacterized protein LOC133848518 — protein sequence MQFTTACITAMLVLASTHKTLAAPVETSVALQDSSSELGELNPINAEEVLGADLERNKRKLPDATFEAKNAVLGFVFGKIDNFLDTKTRVIEQLDRSNIEKNKQWDIKAPVPIKDFQTLITAVVSPKIRSIGNIANDLTTGVLTTITAFSGSSSGNGNANAGLGNVVSKFLGFSGPILQGSSGGVNGVAGVTTPAPDSDEAGY from the exons ATGCAGTTCACAACAGCTTGCATAACAGCAATGTTGGTATTGGCCAGCACACACAAGACGCTGGCGGCTCCAGTGGAAACTTCAGTGGCACTTCAGGATAGCAGCAGCGAGCTTGGCGAATTGAATCCCATTAATGCAGAG GAGGTGTTAGGCGCTGATCTTGAacgcaacaaaagaaaactacCCGATGCAACATTTGAGGCTAAAAATGCCGTTCTTGGCTTTGTGTTTGGT AAGATCGACAACTTTCTGGATACAAAGACGCGCGTGATTGAGCAGCTGGATCGCTCAAATATTGAGAAGAATAAGCAATGGGATATTAAGGCACCGGTGCCAATTAAGGACTTCCAGACTCTGATCACCGCGGTCGTCTCACCAAAGATCCGTTCCATTGGCAACATTGCCAATGATCTGACCACCGGTGTCCTCACCACAATCACAGCATTCAGCGGCTCCTCATcgggcaatggcaatgccaatgccgGTTTGGGCAATGTGGTGTCCAAGTTCCTCGGCTTCTCCGGTCCCATTCTGCAGGGTTCATCGGGAGGCGTCAATGGTGTCGCTGGTGTCACAACACCAGCGCCAGACTCTGATGAGGCGGGCTATTAA
- the LOC133848890 gene encoding ryncolin-2 isoform X2 yields MTDQLKLLKADLMQLQELITEYKNEAPIAPIESRIYQPLESFAMTSVPEVNEMPRNCLDQKHGEVRIQIETDGEPFYVNCDQKVRNGGWLVIAYRYDGSEDFNRDWQAYKSGFGPLNAEFFIGLDKLHRLTVRGDYELLIIMRSKTGEERFALYDLFSIGSENEKYLLNVLGVYRGDAGDSLRYHAGRKFTTFDQDNDDNGQNCARTHAGAWWYGRECFESNLFGTFQFKYGQEIGYFKGILWKTFVPGPTGSLRYVRMLIRPKPKQAA; encoded by the exons ATGACTGATCAGCTGAAACTGCTCAAAGCGGATCTAATGCAATTGCAAGAGCTCATTACAGAGTATAAAAATGAAGCGCCAATAGCTCCAATTGAATCGAGAAT aTATCAGCCGTTGGAATCCTTTGCGATGACTTCCGTGCCGGAAGTCAATGAAATGCCACGTAATTGTCTAGATCAAAAGCATGGAGAAGTGCGTATTCAAATCGAGACAGATGGAGAACCTTTCTATGTGAATTGCGATCAAAAGGTGCGTAATGGAGGCTGGCTTGTGATCGCCTATCGCTACGATGGGAGCGAGGACTTTAATCGAGATTGGCAGGCATACAAGTCTGGCTTTGGGCCGCTCAACGCTGAGTTCTTTATCGGTCTGGACAAGCTGCATCGTCTCACTGTAAGAGGTGACTATGAACTGCTGATCATAATGCGCAGTAAAACGGGAGAGGAACGTTTTGCGCTCTATGATCTCTTCAGCATTGGCAGCGAGAACGAAAAGTATTTGCTGAATGTGTTGGGCGTCTACAGGGGCGATGCAGGTGACTCGCTGCGCTATCATGCTGGTAGGAAATTCACAACATTCGATCAGGACAACGATGACAATGGACAGAACTGCGCTCGCACGCATGCTGGTGCCTGGTGGTACGGACGTGAATGCTTTGAAAG CAATCTATTTGGAACCTTCCAGTTCAAATATGGCCAAGAGATTGGATATTTTAAGGGAATTCTGTGGAAAACTTTTGTCCCTGGTCCCACAGGCTCTCTGCGTTATGTTCGCATGCTGATTCGACCTAAGCCTAAGCAAGCAGCCTAA